A region from the Triticum aestivum cultivar Chinese Spring chromosome 3D, IWGSC CS RefSeq v2.1, whole genome shotgun sequence genome encodes:
- the LOC123073834 gene encoding uncharacterized protein, protein MSWSDDCTKYMLEWYIEKQRDKPPTFKWKAQHHLQCANDLNDKFGITATAKQVDRHFRSFKEKWKWIKLAKGRSGYGFDKVLNKFNIDKSEKSPSKLGKIKFNYLTHSIKFYHLLEELFSDSSHADGSLAIDVNDAIENVESDGSSETSNHTSTAEQGLSDSDMIAPNSPAEGTTQI, encoded by the exons ATGTCATGGAGTGATGATTGTACCAAGTATATGCTTGAGTGGTATATCGAGAAGCAAAGGGACAAGCCACCAACCTTCAAGTGGAAGGCACAACACCATCTACAATGTGCTAATGATTTGAATGACAAGTTTGGAATTACAGCTACAGCAAAACAAGTTGATCGACACTTTAGGTCATTCAAGGAGAAATGGAAGTGGATAAAGCTAGCAAAGGGGAGGAGCGGATATGGTTTCGATAAAGTACTTAACAAATTTAACATTGACAAGTCAGAGAAATCACCAAGCAAGCTTGGT aaaataaaatttaacTACCTTACTCACTCCATCAAGTTTTATCATCTCCTGGAAGAACTGTTTAGTGACTCGTCTCATGCGGATGGCTCACTAGCTATTGATGTGAATGATGCAATTGAGAATGTGGAATCTGATGGTAGTAGTGAAACGAGCAACCACACATCCACTGCCGAACAAGGTCTTAGTGATTCCGACATGATTGCGCCCAACAGTCCAGCAGAAGGCACTACTCAAATCTGA